The Oryzias melastigma strain HK-1 linkage group LG3, ASM292280v2, whole genome shotgun sequence genome contains a region encoding:
- the LOC112160414 gene encoding protocadherin-20: MFNSKGSAYSKRGRTWGFCIFLLFTSPLSCSANFSQAKELIYKIKEGLPKGSFIGAIGRDLNLNFTVEPPFSFNLPQKKVSDQYVKLNNSTGELYTSATEIDRETLCPDNSVRRGCDLSLDVIVLPQQYFQLIKVKILIEDVNDNRPKFPTDEISMFIPENSPINARYTVEQSAVDPDLGTYGVQTYWLVNDFGLFTLDVEENEGGELTPFLIVTEDLDREVQDEYITDIIAEDGGTPPLLGAATLKIIITDVNDNCPHFTESQINVTLHGNSTKGAHLARLHAFDPDLGSNALISYTYSERVPRTTRSLFQLDKTTGLIKLAGKIDSGTHTFYKLTVLANGPGCIPAVATVTVHVIKVITGPPAVISRYIAQEKDGVVTLKESEPAFSPIAFFTVKNMDLNQKVNCYLEGFGPFRIVPYQLLKNEYLLETTEPLDYEKTQDYELIVVANNTHGVVIKTFLKVQILDENDNAPVFQQALVEISIEENNLPNSFLTQLQATDQDSGSRGQVMYLLGGDAPGVFVVDQVTGVLTVATSLDREEKEKYRFIVRAIDHGTPRRESIATVVVTVLDRNDNSPRFINKDFTFFVPENFPGYGEIGVLSVTDADAAENGWVALSILNGSDIFLIDTGRGALRAKTSLDREQQGTYQLWIEAVDGGKPALSSVTMVTVLLLDVNDNPPVVLFPQSNQSYLLVLPNTEPGTSITEVYAVDKDTGMNAVIAYSIIKRKGGEPGSFAIDPETGNITLQRELSIRGLYSLLVKVSDHGQPEPLYSTVMVNFFVNETVCNESYVQSLLTREADIEVEEKPWYIGQMTDGPERYEMFPCRPVLIALSVTCLGLFSLVVTLLTYICYKKFKKIRKKECEVEIPLKTKNDSAKAVNRKLRQVSNI, encoded by the exons ATGTTCAACAGCAAAGGCTCTGCTTATAGCAAAAGAGGGAGAACATGG GGATTCTGCATCTTTCTGCTGTTTACCTCCCCCCTCAGCTGTTCCGCAAATTTCAGTCAAGCAAAGGAGCTcatctataaaataaaagagggaTTACCCAAGGGGAGCTTCATAGGGGCTATTGGACGAGATTTAAATCTGAATTTCACTGTTGAGCCCCCCTTTTCATTCAATCTCCCGCAGAAGAAGGTCAGTGATCAGTATGTGAAACTAAATAATTCCACCGGGGAACTTTACACATCTGCTACAGAGATCGACAGGGAAACCCTCTGTCCTGACAACTCTGTGAGGCGGGGTTGTGACCTCTCCCTGGACGTGATAGTCCTGCCTCAGCAGTATTTCCAGCTCATCAAAGTTAAGATCTTGATTGAGGACGTGAATGACAACAGGCCAAAGTTCCCCACGGATGAGATCTCCATGTTCATCCCAGAAAACTCTCCAATCAATGCTCGTTACACAGTGGAGCAGTCTGCGGTCGACCCGGACCTGGGCACTTATGGAGTACAGACCTACTGGCTGGTGAATGACTTCGGCTTATTCACGCTGGATGTTGAGGAGAACGAGGGAGGAGAACTGACGCCGTTTCTCATCGTGACTGAGGATTTGGACAGAGAGGTGCAGGACGAGTACATCACGGATATCATCGCAGAGGATGGAGGAACTCCTCCCTTACTCGGTGCAGCTACTTTAAAGATCATTATCACAGATGTGAATGATAACTGCCCTCATTTCACTGAGTCACAAATTAATGTCACCCTCCATGGAAATTCTACCAAAGGGGCACATTTGGCACGCCTGCATGCTTTTGACCCCGACCTGGGTTCTAATGCCCTGATCAGCTACACTTATAGCGAGCGCGTGCCAAGGACCACCAGGTCATTGTTTCAATTAGACAAAACCACAGGGCTAATCAAGCTTGCTGGAAAAATAGACTCTGGCACGCatactttttataaactcacCGTTCTGGCAAATGGACCTGGGTGTATCCCTGCGGTTGCAACCGTTACTGTCCATGTCATCAAAGTCATTACTGGACCCCCTGCTGTAATATCTCGTTACATTGCACAAGAAAAAGATGGAGTTGTGACACTGAAGGAGTCCGAGCCAGCGTTTTCCCCCATCGCtttctttacagtaaaaaacatGGATCTAAACCAAAAGGTGAACTGCTATTTGGAGGGATTTGGACCCTTCAGGATTGTTCCTTATCAGCTGCTAAAGAATGAGTATCTGCTGGAAACTACAGAGCCTCTGGACTATGAGAAAACACAGGATTATGAGCTGATTGTGGTTGCTAACAACACACATGGCGTTGTCATAAAGACCTTTCTTAAGGTGCAGATTTTGGATGAGAATGACAATGCACCAGTGTTTCAGCAGGCCTTGGTGGAAATATCGATTGAGGAAAACAATCTCCCTAACAGTTTTTTAACCCAGCTCCAAGCCACAGACCAGGACAGTGGAAGTAGAGGGCAAGTTATGTACCTTCTTGGTGGTGATGCTCCAGGGGTTTTTGTCGTGGATCAAGTTACAGGTGTCCTAACAGTGGCCACGTCGCTTGATCGGGAAGAAAAGGAGAAGTATCGATTTATAGTAAGAGCGATAGATCACGGGACGCCTCGAAGGGAGTCAATTGCTACGGTTGTGGTGACTGTGTTGGACCGCAATGACAACAGTCCACGTTTCATCAACAAGGACTTCACATTCTTTGTTCCTGAGAACTTTCCAGGATACGGTGAGATTGGTGTTCTTTCTGTAACTGATGCTGATGCTGCAGAAAACGGCTGGGTAGCTTTGTCCATACTCAATGGCAGTGATATCTTCTTGATCGACACGGGCAGAGGGGCTTTGAGAGCAAAGACGTCCCTGGACCGGGAGCAGCAAGGGACATACCAGTTGTGGATTGAGGCCGTGGATGGAGGAAAGCCTGCACTCTCCTCTGTCACTATGGTGACTGTTCTGTTGTTAGATGTGAATGACAATCCACCAGTTGTCCTCTTCCCTCAGTCCAATCAGTCTTACCTGCTAGTTCTGCCCAACACAGAACCAGGCACATCAATCACAGAGGTTTACGCTGTGGATAAGGACACCGGCATGAACGCTGTGATTGCCTACAGCATCATTAAAAGGAAAGGTGGTGAGCCGGGGTCGTTTGCTATTGACCCAGAAACTGGAAATATAACTTTACAGAGGGAGCTCAGCATCAGAGGCCTTTACAGCCTTCTGGTAAAGGTCAGCGATCACGGCCAGCCTGAACCTCTCTATTCTACAGTCATGGTCAACTTCTTTGTCAATGAAACTGTGTGCAATGAGAGTTATGTCCAAAGTTTGCTGACCAGAGAGGCTGACATAGAAGTGGAGGAAAAGCCTTGGTATATTGGCCAGATGACAGACGGACCCGAGAGGTATGAGATGTTCCCGTGCCGACCTGTCCTCATCGCCCTCTCGGTGACTTGTTTGGGCCTGTTTTCTTTGGTTGTCACTCTACTGACTTATATATGCTACAAGAAGTTTAAAAAGATTCGAAAAAAAGAATGTGAAGTGGAAATAcctttgaaaactaaaaatgactCCGCAAAAGCTGTCAACAGAAAACTCAGGCAGGTCTCAAACATCTGA